From Molothrus ater isolate BHLD 08-10-18 breed brown headed cowbird chromosome 8, BPBGC_Mater_1.1, whole genome shotgun sequence, a single genomic window includes:
- the GPR26 gene encoding G-protein coupled receptor 26 has product MSIWELLLAFLVVLLMLVALLANVLVLMCFLYSADIRKQVPGLFILNLTFCNLLMAVSSMPLTLAGIIYKSQPAGDQVCHAVGFLETFLTTNSMLSMAALSIDRWIAVVFPLSYHSKMRYRDAALILSYTWLHSASFPIVAASLSWVGFHHLYASCTLYNKRPEDRTQFVIFTGVFHALSFLLSLVVLCFTYLKVLKVARFHCKRIDVITMQTLVLLVDIHPSVRERCLEEQRRRRQRATKKISTFIGTFILCFAPYVITRLVELSSVVHINSHWGIISKCLAYSKAVSDPFVYSLLRHQYKKTWKDIINKILKRSSINSSALAGEPHNRNLPQLNE; this is encoded by the exons ATGAGcatctgggagctgctcctggctttcctggtggtgctgctgaTGCTCGTGGCCCTGCTGGCCAACGTGCTGGTGCTGATGTGCTTCCTGTACAGCGCCGACATCCGCAAGCAGGTGCCGGGATTGTTCATCCTCAACCTCACCTTCTGCAACCTGTTGATGGCCGTCTCCAGCATGCCCCTGACCCTGGCTGGGATCATTTACAAAAGTCAGCCGGCAGGAGATCAGGTCTGCCACGCTGTGGGCTTCCTGGAGACTTTCCTCACCACCAACTCCATGCTGAGCATGGCAGCTTTGAGCATTGACAGGTGGATTGCTGTGGTCTTCCCTCTAAGCTACCACTCCAAGATGAGGTACCGGGACGCCGCTCTCATTCTCAGCTACACGTGGTTGCACTCAGCGTCCTTCCCCATAGTGGCAGCTTCTCTCTCCTGGGTGGGTTTCCATCACCTCTACGCCTCCTGCACTCTCTACAACAAGAGACCAGAGGATAGGACACAGTTTGTGATTTTCACTGGGGTCTTTCACGCCCTcagcttcctcctctccctggtAGTGCTGTGTTTCACCTATCTCAAAGTGCTGAAGGTGGCACGGTTCCACTGCAAGCGCATCGACGTGATCACTATGCAGACCCTGGTGCTGCTTGTGGACATCCATCCCAG CGTGCGAGAGCGCTGTCTCGAGGAGCAGAGGAGACGGAGGCAGCGGGCGACGAAGAAAATCAGCACCTTCATTGGTACCTTCATCCTTTGCTTTGCACCTTATGTAATCACAAG ACTCGTTGAATTATCCTCCGTGGTCCACATCAACTCCCACTGGGGGATCATTTCCAAGTGCTTAGCTTACAGCAAAGCTGTTTCAGACCCTTTTGTGTACTCTTTGCTGCGGCACCAGTACAAGAAGACGTGGAAGGACATCATAAACAAGATCCTCAAGAGGAGCTCCATCAACTCCTCGGCGCTGGCGGGCGAGCCGCACAACCGGAACCTTCCGCAGCTGAACGAGTGA